The Streptomyces sp. NBC_01142 genomic interval GGTCAGCACCAGGGCCAGCGCTGTGGGCGCCAGCAGCGCGGCGCCGGTTCCCTGCAGTGCCCTGCAGATGATCAGCACAATTGAGGTGGGAGCCAGGGCCGCGCCCAGGGAGGAGAGGGCGAACAGGCCGATGCCGAGCAGAAAGACGCGGCGAAGGCCGTACATGTCGCCGGCGCGCCCGCCCGGCAGCAACAGCGCGCCGAAGACCAGCACGTAGGCGTTGACCGTCCACGACTGGCCCGTGTCCGACAGATCGAGCCCGGCTCGGATTCGGGGGAGGGCGACGTTCACGATCGAGGTGCTCAGTACGACCAGGAACTGGGCCGTGGCCAGAACCGCCAGCGGTATCCAGCCGGTGGTGGTCCGTTGCGGTGCGGTGCGACTCATGACTCGACGGTCGCAGCGGGCGCCCGGCGCTCGCGTCGGTAGTCATCGCCTATACGACCCTGGGCGACTGAGGTCGTTCCCGGATTCCGTGCGGCGCACGATTGCCTAAGCTCCCAGCATGGTCGAGACAAACACAGATGTGCTGATCGGTCGTCAGGCGGAGGTACGGCAGCTCGACGCCCTGCTGGAGGCCGCTCGGGAGGGCCGGGGCGGCGCCCTGGTCCTGCGCGGTGAGCCGGGCATCGGCAAGAGCGCACTGCTGCGGCATCTGGACGAGGCCGCGTCCGGGTTCCTCGTCATGCAGGCGTCCGGCGCGGAGTTCGAGATGGAGCTCCCGTTCGCCGCGCTGCACCAGTTGCTCGCGCCCGTGACGAGCCGGCTGATGGCGTTGCCTCCGCCGCACCGCAAGGCATTGGAGATCGCTCTCGGCCTCGACACCGGCATACCCGATCCGTTCCTGGTCGGCGTGGCCTCGCTGGGCCTCCTGGCGGAGACCGTGCGGGAACACCCGCTCCTGTGTGTCGTCGACGACGCACAGTGGCTGGACCAGGCTTCGGCCAAGGCGCTGGCCTTCCTGGCCCGGCGGGTCTCGGCCGAGCCGATCGCGGTGGTGTTCGCGGTACGCGAGCCGAGCCGCCTGCCCGAGCTGGACGAGTTGCCCAGCCATACCCTTCATGGTCTTGGCGAAGCGGATGCCCGAGCGCTGCTGGCCGCGGCGATCCGCGCCCCGTTGGACGAGCGGGTGCGCGACCGCATCCTGGCCGAGGCGCGCGGCAACCCCCTTGCGCTGGTGGAGCTTCCCAGGACCGCCGGACTCGCCGGGATGGCGGGCGGCTTCGACCAGCCCGCCTCGGTACCCGGCGTCATCGAGCAGAGCTTCAGTTCCCGGCTGGAGCTCCTGCCGCCACCGGCCCGGCTGCTGGTGACCGTCGCCGCCGCCGACCCGATCGGCGACCCCGGCCTGCTGTGGCGTGCGGCCGAACTGCTGGGCATCGACACGGCTGCCGCTGCGGAGTCCGTCCCGCTGGTCGAGTTCGGCACCCGGATCCGCTTCAGCCATCCACTCGCGCGCTCGGCCGCCTACCACGCCGCGGAGCCGGAGGAGCGGCGGAGGGCGCACGAGGCGCTGGCCGCCGTGACCGACCCGGTCGCCGACCCCGACCGGCGAGCCTGGCATCGCGCCCAGGCCAGCGCCGGACCGGACGAGCAAGTGGCCGCCGAGCTCGAAGCCTCCGCCACCCGTGCCGAGGAACGTGGCGGTGTCGCGGCGGCGGCGGCCTTCCTCGAACGCTCGGCCGCGCTCACGATCAGCCCGGACCAACGCGCCGAACGGGCGCTCGCCGCGGTCCGGGCCAAGCTCTCGGTGGGCGCATTCGACGCGGCGGCCGACCTGCTCAGCACCGTCCCGACCGACGATCCGAGCCAGGCCGCCAGGGCCGACCTGCTCCGCGGCCGGCTGTCGTTCGTCCGCCGTCGAGGCGACGAAGGCCCCACGGCGTACCTCCTGCGTGCTGCCGCCCGGCTGGCGGCCACCGATCCTCCCTGGTCACGGGAGCGCTATCTCGACGCCGTCGAGATGGGCCTCCTCATCGGCGGCCTCGACCACGTGGTGGAGGCCGCCAGGGAAGCCCCGTCGTCGGGCGAGCCGGCCTCCAGCGCGGACGCGGTCCTGACCGGCCTGATCAGCCTGGTCGGCGACGGGCATGCGGCGGC includes:
- a CDS encoding AAA family ATPase, whose protein sequence is MVETNTDVLIGRQAEVRQLDALLEAAREGRGGALVLRGEPGIGKSALLRHLDEAASGFLVMQASGAEFEMELPFAALHQLLAPVTSRLMALPPPHRKALEIALGLDTGIPDPFLVGVASLGLLAETVREHPLLCVVDDAQWLDQASAKALAFLARRVSAEPIAVVFAVREPSRLPELDELPSHTLHGLGEADARALLAAAIRAPLDERVRDRILAEARGNPLALVELPRTAGLAGMAGGFDQPASVPGVIEQSFSSRLELLPPPARLLVTVAAADPIGDPGLLWRAAELLGIDTAAAAESVPLVEFGTRIRFSHPLARSAAYHAAEPEERRRAHEALAAVTDPVADPDRRAWHRAQASAGPDEQVAAELEASATRAEERGGVAAAAAFLERSAALTISPDQRAERALAAVRAKLSVGAFDAAADLLSTVPTDDPSQAARADLLRGRLSFVRRRGDEGPTAYLLRAAARLAATDPPWSRERYLDAVEMGLLIGGLDHVVEAAREAPSSGEPASSADAVLTGLISLVGDGHAAAGEILRPVLGDVDDEVWTRRPSLGFMVAVELWNFDALYGIATRAVAAGRESGSFHALPIGLAMQATATIHAGDFGAAMELISEEEAIAEATRAAPLVYPRLHLAALRGRRKEAVELFASVDHRMSLSVQWATAVLNNGLADYPAALEAAKQAVEYGAVGTAGLALPELVEAAVRCGETELAATALASLRERAQAGRQAWGLGVEACARALVTEDEAAYQEAIDLLDDSALVVYRARAHLLYGEWLRRQGRRRDARSELRLAHESLSDLGLEAFAERAAGELRATGEHARSRSSQASDQLTMQEVHIARLVADGATSKEVAAKLFLSPRTVDAHLRNIFRKLGLTSRRQLRDLPDIR